Proteins encoded within one genomic window of Bacteroides sedimenti:
- a CDS encoding Gfo/Idh/MocA family protein — protein sequence MLNLGKSQMTTDTQYKSKTRKPLTITIMGGGNRGKTYAEYALKYPDELKVLAIVEPNEINREYFTSLYQIPEHLSFADETSFFAQKKLSDAIFIATPDHCHYSQAINALNNGYHILLEKPIAQNLNECYDIAALAEKKNLLVGVCHVLRYSKCFQKVKQLIESKELGEIINIIHFEPVGLERMAHAFIRGQWRKQEDAGPIIITKSCHDLDLIQGLVGKKCKSIASYGALNYFKQENAPKGSTDRCINGCLVEESCPYSAVKIYLKERSWLRNFALTADEKINEEIIRKELKEGLYGRCVFHCDNTVIDSQVVSMLFEDNVTANFTMSAFTKKEFRTTRILLTNGEIFSDEKSITYSNFQEGTEKRIQINETSKHGGGDHVIIKSFINACRENSKELLPSNIDDSIEGFRMAIMAEESRIKKKMIEL from the coding sequence ATGCTAAATTTAGGAAAGAGCCAAATGACTACTGATACTCAATATAAAAGCAAGACCAGAAAACCGCTGACCATCACAATTATGGGAGGAGGAAACAGAGGAAAGACCTATGCAGAATACGCATTGAAATACCCTGATGAGCTGAAAGTTCTTGCAATTGTAGAACCCAATGAAATAAATCGGGAGTATTTCACTTCCCTCTACCAAATTCCCGAGCATCTCTCTTTTGCCGACGAAACCAGTTTTTTTGCACAGAAAAAACTTTCGGATGCTATATTCATTGCCACGCCCGATCATTGTCATTATTCACAGGCTATAAATGCCCTAAATAACGGCTACCATATACTGCTCGAGAAACCCATTGCGCAAAACCTTAATGAGTGTTATGACATTGCCGCCCTTGCCGAAAAGAAGAATCTGCTTGTCGGAGTCTGCCACGTTCTGCGATACAGTAAATGTTTCCAGAAAGTAAAACAACTGATAGAAAGCAAAGAGCTGGGAGAGATTATCAACATCATCCATTTCGAGCCCGTTGGACTGGAGCGGATGGCACATGCCTTTATCCGCGGACAGTGGCGTAAACAAGAAGATGCCGGACCCATTATCATCACCAAATCCTGTCACGATCTGGACTTAATCCAGGGATTGGTAGGCAAAAAATGTAAATCGATTGCTTCATACGGTGCGTTAAACTACTTTAAGCAAGAGAATGCCCCAAAAGGAAGCACGGACCGATGCATCAACGGATGCCTTGTGGAAGAGAGTTGCCCCTATTCCGCGGTAAAAATTTACCTGAAAGAGCGCAGCTGGCTTCGTAACTTTGCATTAACTGCAGACGAAAAAATCAACGAAGAGATAATCCGGAAAGAGCTGAAAGAAGGGCTTTACGGCAGATGTGTGTTTCATTGCGACAATACGGTTATTGATAGCCAGGTGGTATCCATGCTTTTCGAAGATAATGTAACGGCCAACTTCACCATGTCTGCCTTTACAAAGAAAGAGTTTCGCACTACCCGCATTCTGTTGACCAATGGCGAAATCTTTTCGGACGAGAAATCGATCACTTACTCCAACTTCCAGGAAGGGACCGAAAAAAGAATCCAGATAAACGAGACTTCCAAGCATGGCGGAGGAGACCATGTTATCATCAAATCGTTCATCAATGCCTGCCGGGAAAACAGCAAGGAGCTGCTACCTTCAAACATCGACGACTCAATCGAAGGGTTCAGAATGGCTATTATGGCTGAAGAAAGCAGGATAAAAAAGAAGATGATTGAATTATAG